Proteins encoded within one genomic window of uncultured Fibrobacter sp.:
- a CDS encoding M23 family metallopeptidase yields the protein MRQFLFLLLLAGGVFASEDNFTEDLIFGDTGSNAPKNEIARNTPVSYSPFEKDAYLTSSFGENRGTRYHAGIDYSTNMEEGWPILAPEDGRVKEIRTSPFGYGKVMLYQGKSGKTWVFAHQSSFGKLDIQVRKKQYATHKNDVKLTPNTPYAKGDTLTFSGSTGIGNPHLHLEVRLDKDRVVSPCVLGALCLDTIAPQIFAGAIWQGNSIAVTSAEAIEKGCMVTPVKNEFGLYLALKIADYSREPKDNPMAIRRLEVWRYDEKIYSKVVDTLRYSKMTDVRNELLWTEEADTAGDWHYIPAKIAPLSKYTIEVEDFAGNITKRVFTLHPKCNGNKPITQVKNQTAPVYTFLGKTMLNLFMCRSGYNFKVTGDKDEVLTDDLCSAMPQKITTLGRVLQDYPTAKYIEYTASASSTGDGKAVDEKIAVFRRTPYQTNVNWKADLGNGTTITQKITGIPVAKLDSTPIAMAVTRTHTDSLDFFEFHPKGLQLKKWNVCVENKNNMAALYWLGETSRDWFIFDKQTKGKNRCASANELRDVALILNEEPMSLGFPYWANSYIEGISQPVLKIPVVYKYDGIANGNAITAKAKNKWIAVEYDSEPRELVLEGTKVPDAGEEITIIIMDEAKHKNKFVITVPEI from the coding sequence ATGCGACAATTCTTATTCCTTCTCCTTTTGGCCGGAGGCGTATTCGCTTCGGAAGACAACTTCACAGAAGACCTGATTTTTGGCGACACGGGCAGCAACGCTCCCAAGAACGAAATTGCCAGGAACACACCTGTAAGCTACTCCCCCTTTGAAAAGGACGCTTACCTGACATCCTCCTTTGGCGAGAACAGGGGCACGCGCTACCACGCAGGCATCGACTACTCTACCAACATGGAAGAGGGCTGGCCCATCCTGGCCCCGGAAGACGGCCGCGTCAAGGAAATCCGCACAAGCCCGTTCGGTTACGGCAAGGTCATGCTCTACCAGGGCAAGAGCGGCAAGACATGGGTTTTCGCGCACCAGAGCAGTTTCGGCAAACTGGACATCCAGGTCCGCAAAAAACAGTACGCGACCCACAAAAACGACGTGAAACTGACGCCGAATACACCTTATGCCAAGGGTGACACGCTCACCTTCTCGGGCAGCACAGGTATCGGCAATCCGCATCTGCATCTCGAAGTGCGACTTGACAAAGACCGCGTGGTTTCTCCCTGCGTTCTGGGTGCCCTCTGCCTCGACACCATCGCTCCGCAGATTTTCGCGGGAGCTATCTGGCAAGGCAACAGCATAGCGGTCACGAGCGCCGAAGCTATCGAAAAGGGCTGCATGGTCACGCCGGTCAAGAACGAATTCGGCCTGTACCTCGCCCTGAAAATCGCCGACTATAGCCGCGAACCCAAGGACAACCCGATGGCCATCCGCCGCCTGGAAGTCTGGCGCTACGACGAAAAGATTTACAGCAAGGTCGTCGACACCCTGCGCTACAGCAAGATGACCGACGTCCGCAACGAACTCCTTTGGACCGAAGAAGCCGACACGGCTGGCGACTGGCACTACATCCCGGCCAAGATTGCCCCGCTTTCCAAATACACCATCGAAGTCGAAGACTTCGCCGGGAACATCACGAAGCGCGTATTCACGCTCCACCCCAAGTGCAACGGCAACAAGCCCATCACGCAGGTCAAGAACCAGACGGCCCCCGTCTACACGTTCCTCGGCAAGACCATGCTGAACCTGTTCATGTGCCGTTCCGGCTACAATTTCAAGGTTACCGGAGACAAGGACGAAGTCCTCACCGACGACCTGTGCTCCGCCATGCCCCAGAAAATCACGACTCTCGGCCGAGTCCTCCAGGACTACCCCACCGCCAAGTACATCGAATACACTGCAAGCGCCTCCTCCACGGGCGACGGCAAGGCAGTCGACGAAAAGATTGCCGTATTCAGGCGCACGCCCTACCAGACAAACGTCAACTGGAAGGCGGACCTCGGCAACGGGACCACAATCACGCAGAAAATTACGGGCATTCCGGTTGCAAAGCTGGACTCGACACCCATCGCGATGGCTGTCACCCGGACCCACACCGACAGTCTTGACTTCTTTGAATTCCACCCCAAGGGCCTCCAGTTGAAAAAATGGAACGTCTGTGTAGAAAACAAGAACAACATGGCTGCGCTCTACTGGCTCGGCGAAACCAGCCGCGACTGGTTCATCTTCGACAAGCAGACCAAAGGCAAGAACCGCTGCGCCTCGGCTAACGAACTGCGCGACGTGGCGCTCATCTTGAACGAAGAACCCATGTCGCTGGGCTTCCCCTACTGGGCCAACTCCTATATTGAGGGTATCAGCCAGCCCGTCTTGAAGATTCCGGTCGTCTACAAGTACGACGGCATTGCCAACGGGAACGCCATAACCGCCAAGGCAAAGAACAAATGGATTGCCGTTGAATACGATTCCGAGCCCCGCGAGCTCGTGCTGGAAGGCACCAAGGTTCCCGATGCCGGCGAAGAGATTACCATAATCATTATGGACGAAGCCAAGCACAAGAACAAGTTCGTGATAACCGTACCGGAAATCTAA